One window of the Brevibacterium limosum genome contains the following:
- a CDS encoding acyl-CoA dehydrogenase: MSEKNTGNGVSATESVLSAEDIDFQLYDWLKVDELCSRQRFSDHSREVFDSVLEASEELAKERFATHARKSDLNEPTFDGTAVTLIPEIKSALDQFAGVGLLSATMDESVGGIQLPQTVAKACFAWFQAANIGTASYPMLTMANAGLLLEYGTEEQIEKYVLPELDGRFFGTMCLSEPEVGSSLGDVTTKAVRDPGGGDDAFRIHGTKMWISGGDHELSENIVHLVLARAEGDQPGVKGLSLFLVPKRLVNDDGSLGERNDVVLSGLNHKMGWRGTTNTLLNFGEGAHTPAGSAGAVGYLVGERGKGLACMFHMMNEARIGVGAGAVGLGYHGYLDALRYARDRRQGRPDGAKGSDGSPVPIAEHSDVRRMLLSSKSYVEGGLGLVLYAARLLDESETADTAAERDRAALLLDVLTPIVKTWPSVWCLKANDHAIQVLGGAGYARDHDVEQLYRDNRLNPIHEGTHGIQAKDLLGRKVVMKGGAGLQVLLEQMRETLAEAADRAAWSAETAALQTAVDRIESVTAAVWSSGDPAVALDNAWTYLEAVGHTVMAWLWLQQGMAAEATVGERGDSAFLKGKIAAARYFFAHELPQTGPWFDLVESGATTFTDLDDSWL, translated from the coding sequence GTGAGCGAAAAGAACACAGGCAATGGCGTCTCGGCGACGGAATCCGTCCTCTCCGCCGAGGACATCGACTTCCAACTCTATGACTGGCTCAAGGTCGACGAGCTCTGCTCGAGGCAGCGCTTCTCCGACCATTCGCGTGAAGTCTTCGACTCCGTGCTCGAAGCCAGCGAGGAGCTCGCCAAGGAGCGGTTCGCCACTCATGCGCGGAAGTCCGACCTCAACGAACCGACTTTCGACGGCACTGCAGTGACGCTGATCCCCGAGATCAAGTCCGCGCTCGACCAGTTCGCCGGCGTGGGTCTGCTCTCGGCGACGATGGATGAGAGCGTCGGCGGCATTCAGCTGCCGCAGACGGTCGCGAAGGCCTGCTTCGCCTGGTTCCAGGCGGCCAATATCGGCACCGCCAGCTACCCGATGCTGACCATGGCCAACGCCGGTCTCCTGCTCGAATACGGCACCGAGGAGCAGATCGAGAAGTACGTCCTGCCCGAGCTCGACGGCCGCTTCTTCGGCACCATGTGCCTGTCCGAACCCGAGGTCGGCTCCTCCCTCGGCGACGTCACGACGAAGGCTGTTCGTGACCCTGGCGGAGGCGACGATGCCTTCCGCATCCACGGGACGAAGATGTGGATTTCCGGCGGCGACCACGAACTCTCTGAGAACATCGTCCACCTCGTCCTCGCCCGCGCCGAAGGCGACCAGCCGGGCGTCAAGGGCCTGAGCCTGTTCCTCGTTCCGAAACGGCTCGTCAACGACGACGGCAGCCTCGGCGAGCGCAATGACGTCGTCCTGTCCGGACTGAACCACAAGATGGGGTGGCGCGGAACGACGAACACGCTGCTGAACTTCGGTGAGGGCGCACACACTCCGGCCGGGTCCGCCGGTGCGGTCGGCTATCTGGTGGGGGAGCGAGGCAAGGGTCTGGCCTGCATGTTCCACATGATGAACGAGGCTCGAATCGGTGTCGGCGCCGGTGCAGTCGGACTGGGCTACCACGGGTACCTCGATGCGCTGCGCTATGCCCGCGACCGCCGTCAGGGCCGTCCCGACGGTGCCAAGGGGTCCGATGGTTCGCCGGTCCCGATCGCTGAGCACTCCGATGTCCGGCGGATGCTGCTGTCGTCGAAGAGCTACGTCGAGGGCGGACTCGGGCTCGTCCTCTATGCCGCGCGACTGCTCGACGAGTCCGAAACCGCCGATACCGCGGCCGAGCGTGACCGAGCCGCACTGCTGCTCGATGTGCTCACCCCGATCGTCAAGACCTGGCCGAGCGTATGGTGCCTGAAGGCCAATGATCATGCCATTCAGGTGCTCGGCGGAGCCGGGTACGCCCGTGATCACGATGTCGAACAGCTCTACCGTGACAACCGGCTCAACCCGATCCACGAGGGCACGCACGGCATTCAGGCCAAGGATCTGCTCGGGCGCAAAGTCGTCATGAAGGGCGGAGCCGGCCTGCAGGTGCTGCTGGAGCAGATGCGGGAGACCCTCGCCGAGGCGGCCGACCGTGCCGCATGGTCCGCCGAGACCGCAGCGCTGCAGACAGCCGTCGACCGTATCGAATCCGTGACTGCCGCAGTGTGGTCGAGCGGGGATCCTGCGGTGGCTCTCGACAACGCATGGACCTATTTGGAAGCAGTGGGCCATACGGTCATGGCGTGGCTGTGGCTGCAGCAGGGAATGGCTGCCGAGGCGACCGTCGGCGAACGTGGCGACTCTGCTTTCCTCAAGGGAAAGATCGCCGCGGCGCGGTATTTCTTTGCTCACGAACTGCCGCAGACCGGCCCATGGTTCGATCTTGTGGAGAGCGGGGCGACGACATTCACAGACCTCGACGACTCCTGGCTGTGA